The following are encoded together in the Thalassolituus oleivorans MIL-1 genome:
- a CDS encoding efflux RND transporter permease subunit has protein sequence MKEKKSHYSTVPEHYILSPESEPWLERFIFNNRGIVMLLLAIITMVFAYGLSKVTLDASIEKYIPLNHSYIQNYLVHKDEMKSGVANVKIAVEVTNGDVFTAEYMEKLSKISDEIFFIKGVDRSGMQSLWTPNVRWMEVTEEGFQGGPVIPSTYDGSKESLEVVRQNVLKSGQVGRLVSNDFRSSIIDVPLIEYDPETGEKLSYGQFSHDLEEKIRSQFSDDQYKIYITGMPKKLGDLLDGAKSIGGFFLMAMIMTAILLYLYSRCPKGTVVPIVASLIAVVWQLGSLALAGFTVDLYSVLVPFLVFAIGISHGVQIINGIAIESGKGASPVQAARQAFRGLYVPGMLALLSDAIGFLTLLFIDIGVIQELAIAASVGVAMIIVTNLVLLPIVMSYIGISRSGVEHARKSDANPAAIWRGLSMFANRKVAPIPIVIAIVMAVSGYYYSQGLKIGDLDKGAPELRADSRYNLDNAFMVSNYSTSADVFVVMVETAREHCNSFKVMDAVDRFMWYMDNVEGVQSTTSLVTVSKLVTKAMNEGNLNWSALSRNQTILNTSIQRAPAGLLNPDCSMAPVIVYLNDHKAETLETAVAAVEKFKEQFDDHVDEKYFGYGMAEMDEAIANGEIDSAPVRFQLASGNAGIEAATNQVIADAQNTMLIFVYVVVFVLCFMTFRSFTAVACILIPLALTSILSQALMTYLDIGVKVATLPVIALGVGIGVDYGIYIYNRLEVMIVAGKTMQEAFFETLRSTGKAVSFTGITLAIGVATWIASPIKFQADMGILLTFMFLWNMLGSLILLPALASFILRPERMKARHKARHGDTPPAG, from the coding sequence ATGAAGGAAAAAAAGAGTCATTACTCAACGGTTCCAGAGCATTATATTTTATCGCCTGAGTCAGAACCTTGGTTAGAGCGTTTTATTTTTAATAATCGCGGCATAGTTATGCTGCTATTAGCCATTATTACCATGGTGTTTGCTTATGGTTTGAGCAAAGTAACGCTTGATGCCAGCATCGAAAAATACATTCCGCTGAATCATAGTTATATTCAAAATTATCTAGTCCATAAAGACGAGATGAAGAGTGGTGTTGCTAACGTAAAAATTGCCGTTGAAGTGACAAACGGTGACGTATTTACCGCCGAATACATGGAAAAACTGAGCAAGATCAGTGATGAAATATTTTTCATCAAAGGCGTTGATCGCTCGGGCATGCAGTCGCTATGGACACCAAACGTACGCTGGATGGAAGTAACAGAAGAAGGCTTCCAAGGCGGTCCTGTTATTCCAAGCACTTACGATGGCAGTAAAGAAAGCCTCGAAGTTGTGCGTCAGAACGTACTGAAATCTGGACAAGTCGGTCGTTTAGTTTCCAACGACTTCCGTTCGTCAATTATCGATGTACCACTAATTGAATACGATCCAGAAACGGGTGAAAAGCTAAGTTATGGTCAGTTTTCACACGACTTAGAAGAAAAAATTCGTTCTCAGTTTAGTGATGATCAATACAAAATTTACATTACCGGCATGCCTAAAAAATTAGGTGACTTACTCGATGGCGCTAAGTCCATTGGTGGGTTCTTCCTAATGGCTATGATCATGACCGCGATTCTGTTGTACCTGTACTCACGTTGCCCGAAAGGCACCGTTGTACCGATCGTTGCTTCGCTAATCGCCGTGGTATGGCAATTAGGATCGTTGGCGTTGGCAGGCTTTACGGTCGATTTATATTCGGTATTGGTGCCTTTCTTAGTCTTTGCGATTGGTATTAGCCATGGTGTACAGATTATTAACGGTATCGCCATTGAGTCGGGTAAAGGAGCTTCACCAGTTCAAGCGGCTCGCCAAGCGTTTCGCGGTCTTTATGTACCGGGTATGTTGGCACTATTGAGTGATGCGATTGGTTTCTTAACACTCCTGTTTATTGATATCGGTGTTATTCAAGAGCTAGCGATTGCAGCGAGTGTCGGCGTTGCCATGATTATTGTGACTAACTTGGTCTTGTTGCCGATTGTTATGTCTTATATCGGTATTAGTCGTTCCGGTGTTGAGCATGCGCGTAAGTCGGATGCTAATCCCGCCGCTATCTGGCGCGGACTTTCAATGTTTGCGAATCGCAAAGTGGCACCAATACCAATTGTGATCGCAATCGTGATGGCTGTTTCTGGTTATTATTACAGTCAGGGATTAAAAATTGGCGACTTGGATAAAGGTGCTCCTGAGTTGCGTGCAGATTCGCGCTACAACCTAGATAACGCCTTTATGGTATCCAATTATTCCACTAGTGCAGATGTGTTTGTGGTGATGGTTGAAACCGCTCGGGAACACTGCAATAGCTTCAAAGTCATGGACGCTGTTGATCGCTTTATGTGGTACATGGATAACGTTGAGGGGGTTCAATCGACAACATCGTTAGTAACAGTGTCAAAGCTAGTTACGAAGGCGATGAACGAGGGCAACCTCAATTGGTCGGCGTTATCTCGCAACCAAACCATTTTGAATACCTCAATCCAGCGTGCACCAGCAGGATTATTGAATCCTGATTGTTCGATGGCTCCTGTGATTGTGTATCTTAACGATCATAAGGCAGAAACTTTGGAAACCGCGGTTGCTGCGGTAGAAAAGTTTAAAGAGCAATTTGACGACCACGTTGATGAAAAATATTTTGGTTACGGTATGGCTGAAATGGATGAAGCTATCGCCAATGGTGAAATTGATTCAGCACCTGTGCGTTTCCAATTAGCGTCGGGTAACGCGGGTATTGAAGCCGCGACAAACCAAGTCATTGCTGATGCACAAAATACCATGTTGATCTTCGTTTACGTGGTTGTATTTGTACTCTGCTTTATGACGTTCCGTTCATTTACCGCTGTTGCTTGTATTCTAATTCCATTGGCTTTGACGTCGATTTTAAGTCAAGCACTGATGACGTATTTGGATATCGGCGTGAAAGTAGCGACCTTGCCCGTGATTGCACTCGGGGTTGGTATTGGCGTGGATTACGGGATTTATATCTATAACCGTCTAGAAGTAATGATTGTTGCTGGTAAAACCATGCAGGAAGCCTTCTTCGAAACATTACGCTCAACCGGTAAAGCCGTGTCATTCACGGGGATTACCTTGGCGATTGGTGTTGCTACTTGGATTGCATCGCCGATTAAGTTCCAAGCCGATATGGGTATTTTGTTGACCTTTATGTTCTTGTGGAACATGTTAGGTTCTTTGATTCTGCTACCAGCTTTGGCAAGCTTTATCTTACGTCCTGAACGTATGAAAGCACGTCACAAAGCTCGTCACGGCGATACTCCGCCAGCGGGTTAA
- a CDS encoding AraC family transcriptional regulator: MKLGDVSVAFVELMRLAMSRLGHDATPMLQQFQLDDLKLASPDARISIPRFMRLGHACIEVSDKPWLGLEMGRQTKAPHLGLAGLLAMSAPNVRISCQALATYELLSSFNARGRSQFKLEQGCGVASFYSVSPYNAYNLFVVDSVLCGWYHFLQWVTGRTDLVKRIEFEFSAPSYVDEYQGYFQCPVHFEATRNAVVLHEWALEIPSLHACASTYEALRRSAERELEHVRLGLSYRETVARAIGPLLDGNTPTLEQVAHRLNTAPWTLRRRLSAEGHSFQEVLNTTRRDLAVSYVRDTTLTLGEIAFLLGFGSATAFQRAFKRWTGEAPGRFREEKRRSYISTASSTSSS; encoded by the coding sequence GTGAAGCTTGGAGATGTTTCAGTCGCTTTCGTTGAGCTCATGCGCTTGGCCATGAGTCGCTTGGGTCACGATGCGACACCTATGCTACAGCAATTCCAGTTAGACGATCTCAAGCTCGCGTCACCGGACGCACGCATCAGCATTCCGCGCTTCATGCGTCTCGGGCATGCCTGTATAGAGGTGAGTGACAAGCCTTGGCTTGGCTTGGAAATGGGGCGTCAGACTAAAGCGCCGCATCTTGGGTTAGCCGGCTTACTTGCGATGAGTGCGCCGAATGTGCGCATTTCTTGTCAGGCGTTGGCGACATATGAATTATTGTCTAGTTTTAACGCGCGTGGTCGCTCTCAATTTAAATTGGAGCAAGGCTGCGGCGTCGCCAGTTTCTATTCGGTTAGCCCCTACAATGCCTACAACTTATTCGTCGTAGATTCTGTCTTGTGTGGCTGGTATCACTTTCTTCAGTGGGTCACTGGTCGCACTGATTTGGTGAAGCGGATAGAGTTTGAGTTCTCAGCGCCGAGCTATGTCGATGAATATCAAGGTTACTTTCAATGTCCGGTGCATTTTGAGGCAACACGCAACGCTGTCGTGCTTCACGAGTGGGCATTGGAAATACCTTCGCTTCATGCTTGTGCATCAACGTATGAAGCCCTTCGGCGCAGTGCTGAGCGAGAATTAGAGCATGTTCGATTAGGGTTAAGTTACCGCGAGACGGTCGCTCGTGCTATTGGTCCACTATTGGATGGCAATACACCAACCTTAGAGCAAGTGGCGCATCGTTTAAATACGGCACCGTGGACGTTAAGGCGTCGATTAAGTGCAGAAGGGCATAGCTTTCAAGAAGTATTGAATACGACCCGCCGAGATTTGGCGGTAAGTTACGTAAGGGATACTACGCTGACCCTAGGTGAGATAGCATTTCTGCTTGGATTTGGATCAGCGACTGCTTTTCAGAGAGCGTTTAAACGGTGGACTGGCGAAGCGCCAGGTCGGTTCCGTGAAGAAAAACGCCGGAGTTACATTTCTACTGCGTCATCAACATCGTCTTCATAA
- a CDS encoding efflux RND transporter permease subunit → MMALIRAAVDRHRTVIMLFVLTLIAGATTLYQIPKESAPDVTIPQVYVSVVHDGISPDDADSLLYEPLETQLQGLEGLKEMTSTASFGHLSIQLDFYSNVDIDKALEDVRNKVNDAVGELPVDSKEPVIREINVALFPVMVVTLSGAVDENVLYGAADALKDKIEALPGVLEVNIQGKREQIAELIVDPARMDNYGLSLSEVGQLLSNNSLLVASEDLDSEAGRFGIKIPGRIDDIEGLMRLPVKVTDDHVVLFQDIAVGRLSFKDKTSAARVNGVQAVTLDIKKRIGANIIETLDEVREITAQAQEILPEGMTIGIIQDESKQIRTMLNDLFNSVLVATLLVFILILGSLGVRSSLLVGLAIPGAFLMGIMALAAMGHTLNMVVLFALILSVGMLVDSAIVVVEYADRRLAEGASAKDAFTEAASRMAWPIIASTATTLAVFLPLLFWPGIMGGFMKFLPLTLLFTLTGSLIMALIVMPAIGKTLGQAKHHDNDSLDSIIAAEQGDFGKLKGFSGGYVRVLSKALKAPAMTTLIVLASVFGSFFVYSVLGHGSEFFPDVDADVAMVDVRARGNLSIAERETLVRDVENQIFDMAEIDAIYTSVFAHAPRGGMESSPPDLIGRIQLELIDWESRRPAVEILKEIEQRTAHIPGLIIETRKKEGGPAGGAPIQLQLSSNTEANLLPMVEKVRAMLEADPDLKDVRDDRPLQGVEWRIDIDREEAVRYGASVAEIGSLIRMVTGGQLITKFQPDYADEELDILLRYPGSKRTIDLFTDLNIHTDKGLVPISQFVKRTPIERTGDIVRADGKRRYLITANVKDGVNANAKIAELGEQAKEIDWQAAGVEPKFRGDSEEQAETGIFLVSAFAIAIFMMVTILVTQFNSFYQAGLIMSAIVLSIAGVLMGLLIRGEPFGIVMSGVGVIALAGIVVNNNIILIDTYNQFKKTGLTAFDAALRTGAIRLRPVLLTAVTTIVGLMPMVLQWNIDLIHREFSIGAPSSQWWTQLSTAIAGGLTFATVLTLILTPALLVWRDRE, encoded by the coding sequence ATGATGGCATTGATCCGCGCAGCCGTTGATCGTCATCGCACGGTCATCATGCTCTTCGTATTAACGTTAATTGCTGGGGCTACAACTCTCTATCAAATACCCAAAGAAAGCGCGCCCGACGTTACCATTCCACAGGTATATGTATCGGTGGTACACGACGGTATATCGCCAGATGATGCCGATAGTTTGTTGTACGAGCCACTAGAGACTCAACTGCAAGGGCTGGAGGGACTGAAAGAAATGACCTCTACCGCGAGTTTTGGTCATCTTTCTATTCAGCTCGATTTTTACAGTAATGTGGATATCGACAAAGCGCTAGAAGACGTTCGTAATAAAGTAAATGATGCCGTTGGCGAGCTTCCCGTCGACAGCAAAGAGCCTGTTATTCGCGAAATTAACGTCGCCCTATTTCCGGTGATGGTGGTCACTCTATCTGGCGCGGTCGATGAGAATGTTCTTTATGGCGCGGCCGATGCACTCAAAGATAAAATTGAAGCCTTACCAGGTGTACTCGAAGTTAATATTCAAGGTAAGCGTGAACAAATCGCCGAACTCATTGTTGACCCTGCGCGCATGGATAACTATGGGTTATCGCTATCAGAAGTTGGCCAACTATTAAGCAACAATAGTTTGCTCGTTGCCTCGGAGGATCTCGACAGCGAAGCCGGTCGCTTTGGGATAAAAATTCCGGGACGCATAGATGACATCGAAGGATTAATGCGCTTACCCGTTAAGGTAACCGACGATCACGTCGTGTTATTTCAAGACATTGCCGTTGGCCGTTTATCGTTTAAAGATAAAACCTCGGCTGCACGGGTTAATGGTGTTCAGGCGGTAACACTCGACATTAAAAAACGCATTGGTGCCAACATCATTGAAACCTTAGATGAAGTTCGCGAAATCACAGCCCAAGCGCAAGAAATACTGCCAGAAGGTATGACCATCGGCATTATTCAAGATGAATCAAAGCAAATTCGAACCATGCTTAACGATCTTTTTAATAGCGTATTGGTCGCAACCTTGCTGGTATTTATTTTAATTCTTGGCAGTTTAGGTGTTCGCAGCTCATTACTGGTTGGCTTGGCAATTCCCGGTGCATTTCTAATGGGGATTATGGCACTTGCGGCCATGGGGCACACATTGAATATGGTGGTGCTTTTCGCCTTAATTTTATCCGTCGGCATGTTAGTCGACAGCGCCATCGTCGTGGTCGAATATGCCGATCGCCGACTTGCCGAAGGCGCTAGCGCAAAAGATGCCTTTACCGAGGCCGCCAGTCGTATGGCGTGGCCAATCATCGCCTCGACAGCAACCACTCTTGCGGTTTTTTTACCGCTATTATTCTGGCCCGGCATTATGGGCGGCTTTATGAAGTTCTTGCCGCTAACCTTGTTATTCACTTTAACCGGCTCGCTCATCATGGCTTTGATCGTCATGCCCGCCATCGGTAAAACACTGGGCCAAGCAAAGCACCATGACAACGATTCTTTAGATAGTATTATTGCGGCGGAACAAGGCGATTTTGGCAAATTAAAAGGCTTTTCTGGTGGCTACGTACGCGTACTATCCAAAGCTTTAAAAGCGCCCGCCATGACCACCCTGATTGTTCTTGCCTCTGTATTTGGTTCATTTTTCGTCTACAGCGTTTTAGGCCATGGCTCCGAATTTTTCCCGGATGTGGATGCCGATGTCGCCATGGTGGATGTTCGTGCCCGAGGCAACCTATCAATTGCCGAACGTGAAACACTGGTGCGCGATGTCGAAAATCAAATTTTTGATATGGCTGAAATTGATGCCATCTACACCTCGGTATTTGCCCACGCACCCAGAGGAGGAATGGAAAGTTCTCCGCCGGATCTTATTGGTCGGATTCAACTTGAATTAATTGACTGGGAATCGCGCCGTCCAGCCGTAGAAATACTAAAAGAAATTGAACAACGAACAGCCCATATTCCCGGTTTGATTATCGAAACACGAAAAAAAGAAGGTGGCCCTGCCGGTGGAGCGCCAATTCAGCTGCAATTAAGCAGCAATACGGAAGCGAACCTTCTACCTATGGTGGAAAAAGTACGTGCCATGTTAGAAGCCGACCCAGACCTTAAAGACGTGCGTGACGACCGCCCACTGCAAGGTGTGGAATGGCGAATAGATATTGATCGCGAAGAAGCGGTACGCTACGGCGCTAGCGTGGCAGAAATTGGGTCGTTAATACGCATGGTGACCGGTGGCCAGCTTATTACTAAGTTTCAGCCAGACTATGCCGATGAAGAACTGGATATTCTTCTGCGCTATCCCGGCTCGAAGCGCACCATCGACTTATTCACCGACCTCAATATTCATACCGATAAGGGTCTAGTGCCAATCAGTCAGTTTGTTAAACGTACCCCCATCGAGCGTACCGGCGATATCGTGCGAGCGGATGGCAAACGACGTTATCTCATCACTGCTAATGTTAAAGACGGCGTTAACGCTAACGCCAAGATTGCCGAACTTGGTGAACAAGCGAAAGAAATCGACTGGCAAGCAGCAGGTGTAGAACCTAAGTTTCGCGGCGACTCTGAAGAACAAGCCGAAACCGGCATATTTCTCGTGAGTGCTTTTGCCATCGCCATTTTTATGATGGTGACGATTCTAGTCACACAATTTAATAGCTTCTATCAAGCTGGCCTCATTATGAGTGCCATTGTGCTGTCGATTGCCGGCGTACTGATGGGCTTATTAATTCGGGGCGAGCCATTTGGCATTGTGATGAGTGGCGTTGGTGTTATCGCTTTGGCCGGAATTGTGGTGAATAACAATATCATTCTTATTGATACCTATAACCAGTTCAAAAAGACGGGGCTTACTGCGTTTGACGCTGCCTTGCGTACCGGTGCGATTCGTTTACGTCCGGTATTACTGACAGCGGTTACCACCATCGTTGGCTTAATGCCTATGGTGCTGCAATGGAACATCGATCTAATTCATCGAGAATTCAGCATTGGTGCACCCTCATCACAGTGGTGGACACAATTATCAACCGCGATTGCTGGGGGTTTAACCTTTGCGACGGTACTGACACTGATATTGACGCCAGCGCTGCTCGTATGGCGAGACAGAGAGTAG
- a CDS encoding efflux RND transporter periplasmic adaptor subunit — protein MPIQINRSHVIAILIALLLVVWVVSGDAAEPDVADRPLNNQETSFKVGYEVFVPTQKASNVRISAHISANRSVDVVAEINGKVTALPLKRGALVNQGDTILEIDQRDLPAKLKQAKARLEQRQLETASVRNLYERGLTNQSAIASAEAELAEAEAIVTRARLDLEATRVKAPFSGVYDQRFVELGEYASVGQTLVRVVDNATMLIKGSVSENNINQIRKGTEAYAILPDDTRLTGTIRFIASSADAKTRTYPIEMEVNDAPAPLFDGQTATLFVPQGKVDAYFVSPSLLIITDNGGLGLKVITAEDTVAVVPVSILSAETNGIWIQGPTGEQRIITVGQGFVTVGEHVNAVLLNNEASQS, from the coding sequence ATGCCAATACAAATTAACCGCTCTCATGTCATTGCTATTCTCATTGCACTTTTACTAGTGGTTTGGGTTGTATCAGGCGATGCCGCTGAACCCGATGTCGCCGATCGCCCTCTTAACAATCAAGAGACCTCGTTTAAAGTAGGCTACGAAGTTTTCGTTCCGACTCAAAAAGCCAGCAACGTAAGAATTTCAGCTCATATTAGTGCAAATCGAAGCGTCGATGTAGTGGCCGAGATTAACGGCAAAGTAACCGCACTGCCGTTGAAGCGCGGCGCGTTGGTTAATCAGGGCGATACAATTCTCGAAATTGATCAGCGTGACCTTCCGGCTAAATTGAAACAAGCAAAAGCGCGTCTAGAACAACGCCAGCTAGAAACCGCTAGCGTGCGCAACTTATATGAGCGCGGCCTCACCAATCAATCAGCCATCGCCTCTGCGGAAGCCGAACTGGCCGAAGCGGAAGCCATTGTTACCCGTGCGCGCCTCGACTTAGAAGCCACCCGTGTCAAAGCACCATTTTCTGGGGTATATGACCAGCGCTTTGTTGAATTGGGCGAATATGCTTCTGTAGGTCAAACCCTTGTGCGAGTCGTCGACAACGCCACCATGTTGATCAAAGGTTCTGTGTCTGAAAACAATATCAATCAAATACGCAAAGGGACTGAGGCATACGCGATTCTTCCCGACGACACCCGCCTCACTGGCACTATTCGTTTTATCGCAAGCTCAGCCGATGCCAAAACTCGCACCTACCCGATAGAGATGGAAGTTAACGATGCGCCGGCACCATTATTCGACGGACAAACGGCAACGCTATTTGTCCCCCAAGGTAAAGTCGATGCTTATTTTGTCTCTCCGTCTTTGCTAATCATCACGGATAACGGCGGCCTAGGACTCAAGGTAATCACTGCCGAAGATACCGTCGCCGTTGTGCCTGTTAGTATTTTATCGGCCGAAACTAATGGTATTTGGATTCAAGGTCCAACCGGTGAACAACGCATTATTACGGTTGGCCAAGGCTTCGTAACCGTCGGTGAGCATGTGAATGCCGTTTTGTTGAATAACGAGGCAAGCCAATCATGA
- a CDS encoding ATP-binding cassette domain-containing protein, with protein sequence MAQCCYHGVFSREANIFMVLVRLLQVELAFGDHVLLNKVDLDIHSGERVCIVGRNGEGKSTLLKVLTREISPDDGRVQHRDMLRTATLQQELPKAEDIAVYDVVAQGLGDVGKVIAEYHEEIAKGMDTNMNRLERLQTEIEANDGWRLQQRVDAIIQKLNLPEEARFNELSGGWQRRVMLARALVTEPDVLILDEPTNHMDVPTIEWLEEQLKQFNGALVFISHDRAFVQALATRIIDLDRGHIYSWDGDYRSFIEYREKRLEEEETQNALFDKRLAEEEKWIRQGVKARRTRNEGRVLRLKEMRNERSARRNQVGTANISMSAAESSGKQVFEIDDISYAWKDIQQVNHFSSKVIRGDRIGLVGPNGVGKSTLLKLLLGNLQPQSGSIRLGTKLEVSYFDQSRHQLDGDRSIADNVSDGRDQVEVNGQSRHIIGYLGDFLFSGARARTPVKALSGGERNRVLLAKLFLKPCNLLVMDEPTNDLDVETLELLEERLLEYQGTLLLVSHDRAFLDSVVTHLWVFGENGQIEEHVGGYSDWQNWLKTQPAEEQNKAAKHAASAKPDPKKTESVSAPQAATERKKLSYKLQRELDNLPQDIAKAEAKRDELAAQSSAADFYNGDPETIQKTLAALVDAEAAIEALEERWLELEAMTE encoded by the coding sequence ATGGCTCAGTGCTGTTACCATGGCGTTTTTTCACGCGAAGCGAATATTTTCATGGTGTTAGTGCGTCTGTTGCAGGTCGAGTTAGCGTTTGGCGACCACGTCCTGCTAAACAAGGTTGATTTGGATATCCATTCTGGCGAACGAGTGTGTATCGTTGGTCGCAACGGTGAGGGTAAGTCGACGTTATTAAAAGTGCTTACTCGGGAAATCAGCCCTGATGACGGGCGCGTTCAGCACCGCGACATGTTGCGTACAGCAACACTGCAGCAAGAGCTACCAAAAGCAGAAGACATCGCTGTTTATGATGTGGTGGCTCAAGGTTTAGGTGATGTCGGTAAAGTCATTGCCGAATATCACGAAGAAATCGCCAAAGGTATGGATACCAATATGAATCGCCTTGAGCGATTGCAAACCGAGATTGAAGCCAATGATGGCTGGCGACTGCAGCAAAGAGTGGACGCTATCATTCAAAAGCTAAACCTACCGGAAGAAGCTCGGTTTAACGAACTGTCTGGTGGTTGGCAGCGACGAGTCATGTTAGCTCGTGCTTTGGTTACAGAGCCTGATGTGTTAATTCTCGACGAGCCGACCAACCATATGGACGTGCCGACGATTGAATGGCTAGAAGAACAGCTTAAACAGTTCAATGGTGCTTTGGTATTTATCAGTCACGATAGAGCCTTCGTACAAGCACTCGCCACTCGCATTATTGATCTTGATCGCGGCCATATTTATAGCTGGGATGGCGATTACCGCAGCTTTATTGAATACCGCGAAAAACGTCTTGAAGAAGAAGAAACGCAAAACGCGTTATTCGACAAGCGTTTAGCCGAAGAAGAAAAATGGATTCGCCAAGGCGTAAAAGCTCGCCGTACTCGTAATGAAGGACGAGTGTTACGTCTTAAAGAAATGCGTAATGAACGTTCTGCACGACGCAATCAAGTCGGCACCGCTAACATCAGCATGAGTGCGGCCGAGTCGTCTGGTAAGCAAGTATTCGAAATTGATGACATCAGCTATGCATGGAAAGACATCCAGCAAGTGAATCACTTCTCTTCCAAAGTTATACGCGGTGATCGTATTGGTTTGGTTGGTCCGAACGGGGTGGGTAAGAGTACGTTGTTAAAGCTGTTGCTGGGTAACTTGCAACCTCAGAGCGGTAGTATTCGTTTAGGAACGAAACTGGAAGTTTCTTACTTCGATCAGTCGCGTCATCAATTGGATGGTGATCGCTCGATTGCAGATAACGTATCCGATGGTCGTGATCAAGTGGAAGTGAATGGTCAGAGCCGTCACATTATTGGTTATTTAGGTGACTTCCTGTTCTCAGGCGCACGCGCACGTACTCCTGTTAAAGCGCTGTCGGGTGGTGAACGTAACCGCGTATTGCTGGCTAAGTTATTTCTTAAACCGTGCAATTTATTGGTTATGGATGAGCCAACCAACGACCTTGATGTTGAAACCTTAGAATTGCTTGAAGAACGGTTGTTGGAATACCAAGGCACCTTGCTTTTGGTAAGCCATGACCGTGCCTTCCTTGATAGCGTAGTAACCCATCTTTGGGTCTTTGGTGAAAATGGTCAAATCGAAGAGCACGTTGGTGGTTATTCTGACTGGCAGAACTGGTTAAAAACTCAGCCCGCAGAAGAGCAAAATAAAGCCGCTAAACATGCAGCTTCGGCCAAGCCTGATCCAAAGAAAACTGAGTCGGTTAGCGCGCCTCAAGCGGCAACTGAGCGCAAAAAACTATCGTATAAATTGCAACGCGAACTCGACAATCTGCCGCAGGATATAGCCAAAGCAGAAGCAAAGCGCGATGAGCTAGCGGCTCAATCGAGCGCGGCGGATTTCTATAACGGTGACCCTGAAACCATTCAAAAAACCTTAGCAGCGTTAGTTGATGCTGAAGCCGCAATAGAAGCTCTTGAAGAGCGTTGGTTAGAGCTTGAGGCAATGACCGAATGA